ttaattaattatatgaaactAACTCCATGTGAATATttgactaattaaaaaaaatcttctttatgaatattttgtttatattcatTATTGGACTTCTTATAAACATTTCTCTtcctactaattaattttataacgTTGGTTAATTATTATGGAAAATTCCAAACTTCACACATAaccttttttaacaaaattaaataaattgcaAATCTAACCTAAATGAGataacatattatattattatcgTAATGTATAAACAACTAAACTCTATATAGTAATGTATATAATTGGTTAATATAAAGAGTATAATCTCATTGTcttgaattaatatataatagttaGAATTACGTAAATTAATGATAactatatcaaataaattgtattaaatgCATCCATAGAacataggaaaaaaaaacagcggataacaaatatttatcctTTCAAAACATCCATAAAATTAGAATGCATGatacatatataaacataGATAAAGATTgtgaattttgatatatatatatatttaaaatttaaaatggagaagaagataaaatataaatggatgtggcattaaaattaaaagatgacGAAGATGacgaagatgatgatgattttgatatttatcgCCTCCTTGCAGCAGTTTCTCTTTGAGCATTGAAATAGACAGCAGCAACAGGAAGACCCAAATCATTCTCACAAGAAAATCTTCGAGTGTTGAAACGATCCCTTGATGAAGGAGGATTCACTACTGACCGACGCTGTTTTTGTTTGAACAGAATAAACACAAACCTGTGAATTCCTATTGTTGGCTTTGGAATTTCATAgctcatttcttcttttcctgtctcatatatatattccacatcccaaacattttcaattaaaattaattcaaaacacaaatacatttatttatttattttaaaaaatagtaatccTTACCAAAAGTAGCATCAGTAGTTCCTGGAATGTCAGTCACCAAcctgaaaaataaaaagatccAAATAAAGGTAAAAAGTTAGGTCATTACCATTTCCaatttgttgataaaattgaaattggattcaaacataaatttattgttttggtaatgggttttcaattttgcatctttaaaatagaaaaaaagatatatatatatatatatatatttaaaaaaataccattGAGAAAATCATACAAAATAGGCTCtaaatagaaagaaattactattttggaaatgggttttctcaaagttcaaatttttttttcaacaatagagagctcaaaatttaaaaatgaatggaagttttttatatatataccagTGAAGGTGTTCCCTCAAGTAAGGATCACTAGGGCCAGGAACATCAGGGTCAACCATAAcctaaccaaaaaaaaaaaaacaaaaagctatcaatcttttatttaagaaaaaaaaaggtaaaaaaagataatgattTACCAGAGTGAACAATGGTCTCATATCTTCTCCTTGAATATGAACCCTAGGTttgaaggaaagagaagaagggaAGAATTCATGGCCATTGAGGACTTGTTTGTTATTGGTGAAAGTGACAGACATTTTAATGGTTGGACTGAAGGGATCAACAACATCTCCAATTACTCTTCCAAGAACAAGAGGATTCTGCAGCTCACCTGATCTTACTTTTGATCTAATTGCCATAATTTcaatccttttttctttctttttctttcagatTTGAAATAAAGCACACTCTCACACACTGTCTTTCTTACAGGACCCTTTTATTTATAACTTCCTCGAGCCTTAactaaactacaaatataaAGTTATAAAGTTACTTTTTTGGTACAACTTTTTCAGTctcaattatataatattacacaatattatgaatatattttgttaaggAGATACTAGAAGACAGAGAGGGGTCAGTAAGCTGGGAGATTGAATCAGGATAAAAAGATGGAGTCCAGTTATATATTACTCTGATCAACGTAATTAGCTTCCTTTAGTAGAGGAATTAGTAGTTACATATTTAAGTATATGCTGAATTCCCTTTTTAGGGTCATTGTTTGACATGTGATTTAcctaattaacaataattatctaatataatttgagagttttatactaaattttatgtttagttttcaaaattttaaaaattgaatttgagttaAATACAcgatctaatttaattttgtgtttaattaaaGGTTGTCGTACTTTAATTCGTCGTATTTGGATTAGTCATG
This DNA window, taken from Cucumis sativus cultivar 9930 chromosome 6, Cucumber_9930_V3, whole genome shotgun sequence, encodes the following:
- the LOC101212565 gene encoding CEN-like protein 2, with product MAIRSKVRSGELQNPLVLGRVIGDVVDPFSPTIKMSVTFTNNKQVLNGHEFFPSSLSFKPRVHIQGEDMRPLFTLVMVDPDVPGPSDPYLREHLHWLVTDIPGTTDATFGKEEMSYEIPKPTIGIHRFVFILFKQKQRRSVVNPPSSRDRFNTRRFSCENDLGLPVAAVYFNAQRETAARRR